A section of the Methanosarcina mazei S-6 genome encodes:
- a CDS encoding MBL fold metallo-hydrolase, with product MDAGHPGKIKNLQIALERNHINFTDIVLVVLTHTHYDHVSCLAEIKEKSGAKILVHAEEKECLEKGTTPFPEGTLWFSRIISRIGNTFMLSKSRYKPVSSDIVVSDEYDLDRYIPHAKIISTPGHTAGSISLVIKNEVAFVGDTLFNVIPGTIFPPFADDVPKLLKSWEVLIDSGCRTFYPGHGRPLTFKKLKDSYGKMIKK from the coding sequence GTGGATGCGGGACACCCTGGCAAAATCAAGAACCTCCAAATTGCTCTTGAAAGAAACCACATTAATTTTACCGATATAGTTCTGGTAGTCCTCACCCACACTCATTATGATCATGTGAGTTGCCTTGCCGAAATAAAAGAAAAGAGCGGGGCAAAAATTCTTGTTCATGCAGAGGAAAAAGAATGCCTGGAAAAGGGTACAACTCCCTTTCCTGAGGGCACTTTATGGTTCTCAAGAATCATTTCCCGGATAGGAAACACCTTCATGTTATCAAAGTCAAGATACAAGCCTGTGAGTTCTGATATTGTTGTAAGTGATGAATATGATCTGGACAGGTATATCCCTCACGCAAAAATCATCTCAACTCCAGGCCATACTGCAGGCTCTATCAGTCTTGTTATTAAAAATGAGGTTGCATTCGTTGGTGATACTCTTTTTAATGTCATCCCAGGGACAATTTTCCCTCCTTTTGCAGATGATGTACCTAAACTTTTAAAGAGCTGGGAGGTATTGATTGATTCGGGGTGCAGGACATTTTATCCAGGTCATGGCAGACCCTTAACTTTCAAGAAATTAAAAGATTCCTATGGGAAAATGATTAAAAAATGA
- a CDS encoding cytochrome c-type biogenesis CcmF C-terminal domain-containing protein has product MKRLNDILTLRNTLFATVSVLTLLAALITMGLLTPFIVRLGTGEEILLDAAYFNLRAALPTLALVMLLTLCLLIKSAGKKAGLLVFGLGIAGSAFSAAFSLFSSLPVNISFPVLIAAFFAVVYRLLSLKEKSLKGILRKAGPHIIHLGAVLLLVGIIFSTNMNLEDSAVVPVGEMATFKPMGYSVLITDIISGVEGEPYGGHSGSSYVSTIYFDVYRWGQPFDSGQVRYISDFKWQQSYTETYIRRGLLEELFIAPKSIDTEARAVELYIRKVPFMSSLWGGFYLMVLGVLILFISGSLEGEKALQKMSFAETVLSKELPEEIKTRTEK; this is encoded by the coding sequence ATGAAAAGACTGAATGATATCCTTACACTTCGAAACACTCTATTTGCTACAGTCTCGGTGCTGACCCTGCTTGCCGCCCTGATCACGATGGGGCTTTTAACCCCTTTTATCGTCAGGCTCGGTACAGGAGAAGAAATTCTTCTTGATGCCGCTTATTTTAATTTGCGGGCAGCTCTGCCCACTCTTGCCCTTGTAATGCTGCTCACCCTCTGCCTCCTCATAAAGAGTGCAGGGAAAAAGGCAGGCCTCCTGGTATTTGGGCTGGGAATTGCAGGGTCCGCATTTTCGGCTGCATTTTCCCTGTTTTCCAGTCTGCCTGTTAATATTTCTTTTCCGGTCCTTATAGCGGCATTTTTTGCAGTTGTATACAGACTTCTTTCTTTAAAGGAAAAAAGCCTGAAAGGAATTCTCCGGAAAGCAGGGCCTCATATTATCCACCTGGGGGCAGTCCTGCTCCTTGTCGGGATCATATTCAGCACAAATATGAACCTTGAGGATTCTGCAGTGGTACCTGTCGGAGAAATGGCTACTTTTAAGCCTATGGGTTACAGCGTCCTTATCACTGATATAATATCCGGGGTCGAAGGGGAACCCTATGGCGGTCATTCTGGTTCTTCTTACGTAAGCACGATTTATTTTGATGTGTACAGATGGGGGCAGCCTTTTGACAGCGGGCAGGTAAGGTATATAAGCGACTTTAAATGGCAGCAGTCCTACACCGAGACCTATATCCGCAGGGGGCTTCTGGAAGAACTTTTTATCGCCCCTAAATCCATAGACACGGAAGCACGGGCCGTGGAACTTTACATTCGAAAGGTGCCTTTTATGAGCTCTCTCTGGGGAGGGTTTTATCTGATGGTGCTGGGAGTTCTGATCCTTTTCATTTCGGGTTCTCTGGAAGGGGAAAAAGCACTCCAGAAAATGAGCTTTGCGGAAACTGTCCTTTCGAAAGAGCTTCCTGAGGAAATAAAAACGAGAACTGAAAAATGA
- a CDS encoding zinc ribbon domain-containing protein, which produces MSKNINFVCPKCGNSSYDIGEIRTTGGLISKLLDIQNKKFTHITCKRCKYTEFYQADSSMLGNIFDLFT; this is translated from the coding sequence ATGAGCAAAAACATTAACTTCGTCTGCCCGAAATGCGGAAACAGCTCCTACGACATCGGTGAGATCCGCACAACAGGTGGCTTGATCAGCAAGCTTCTCGATATTCAGAATAAAAAATTTACCCATATCACCTGCAAGCGCTGCAAATACACAGAATTCTACCAGGCTGACAGCAGCATGCTCGGAAACATTTTTGATCTTTTCACGTAA
- the ccsA gene encoding cytochrome c biogenesis protein CcsA yields the protein MNTGMGLIWIAGASGLLAFFTSLLYFLKQDKKFMILSQKLEFAAGAGIIIAISLLVYHLVGVDTEYGYVFQHSSADLALKYRFSALWAGQEGSFLVWTGFIFIMIAATRFTRAGKVLGETELFALMKSVSLFVASAFLLLLVLKNPFSMYYLTWAGVPEVTNWNLFAEPFVASYGQGMNPLLRNFWMAIHPPLLFLGYAAFTLPFAAAISGLILRDSRWQEFATGWMRVSWFFLTMGIGSGAFWAYEVLGWGAWYWTWDPVETSSLIPWLTATAYLHAKLRFRNDEYGFMLPMLALVSFILVIFSTFVTRSGLWVSVHSWQDFTAEGMVIALFLIIIAGSSTILLVRKYFSED from the coding sequence ATGAATACTGGAATGGGGCTCATCTGGATAGCCGGAGCTTCAGGGCTGCTTGCTTTTTTTACTTCCCTGCTTTACTTCTTGAAGCAGGATAAAAAATTTATGATCCTCTCACAAAAACTGGAATTTGCAGCAGGAGCAGGAATAATCATTGCGATATCCCTGCTTGTTTATCACTTAGTTGGGGTTGATACCGAATACGGTTATGTTTTTCAACACTCCAGCGCTGACCTCGCCTTGAAGTACAGGTTCTCAGCACTCTGGGCAGGTCAGGAAGGGTCTTTTCTGGTCTGGACAGGCTTTATCTTCATAATGATTGCAGCCACGCGTTTCACACGAGCAGGAAAAGTACTCGGAGAGACGGAGCTTTTTGCACTTATGAAGTCAGTTTCCCTATTTGTAGCTTCTGCATTTTTGCTTCTTCTGGTATTGAAAAATCCTTTCTCAATGTATTATCTAACATGGGCAGGAGTGCCTGAAGTTACAAACTGGAATCTGTTTGCAGAGCCTTTTGTTGCTTCTTACGGACAGGGCATGAACCCTTTGCTCAGGAACTTCTGGATGGCCATACACCCCCCTCTTCTGTTCCTTGGCTATGCAGCTTTTACCCTTCCTTTTGCTGCTGCAATTTCAGGTCTTATCCTCAGGGACAGCAGGTGGCAGGAATTTGCAACCGGATGGATGCGTGTTTCCTGGTTCTTCCTTACAATGGGGATAGGTTCTGGAGCCTTCTGGGCGTATGAGGTACTTGGCTGGGGTGCCTGGTACTGGACCTGGGATCCGGTCGAGACTTCCTCGCTTATCCCCTGGCTTACAGCAACGGCTTATCTGCATGCAAAATTACGGTTCCGCAATGATGAGTACGGCTTCATGCTCCCTATGCTTGCCCTTGTTTCTTTTATTCTGGTAATTTTCTCGACTTTTGTCACAAGAAGCGGGCTGTGGGTATCTGTCCATTCATGGCAGGACTTCACAGCAGAAGGGATGGTTATTGCTCTATTCCTGATTATTATAGCGGGTTCAAGCACAATTCTTCTGGTCAGAAAGTATTTCAGTGAGGATTAA
- a CDS encoding carboxymuconolactone decarboxylase family protein, with amino-acid sequence MNQNPYEIFQNECPEVAARFNDLIEAQKALKGLDAKSKQLINIAIQTANRNPRGVQMHAMMAKNEGATRDEIVGAVVLNLHHSGFASVLDCLPAAIKGFEGKF; translated from the coding sequence ATGAATCAAAATCCGTATGAGATCTTCCAGAACGAATGCCCGGAAGTTGCAGCACGTTTTAACGACCTCATTGAAGCGCAAAAGGCTTTAAAAGGTCTCGATGCTAAATCAAAGCAGCTAATCAACATCGCTATCCAGACAGCTAACCGAAACCCAAGAGGTGTGCAGATGCATGCCATGATGGCAAAGAACGAAGGCGCAACTCGCGATGAAATTGTCGGCGCTGTGGTATTAAACCTTCATCATTCCGGTTTTGCATCAGTTCTTGACTGCCTGCCTGCTGCAATAAAAGGTTTTGAAGGTAAATTTTAA
- a CDS encoding methanogenesis marker 16 metalloprotein, whose product MNGASANIEEHRTILEIQAKIDAGEAVVFTAEEISSRIRAGEEIGLEDVDVVTTATRGIMSGTYAVFSFKVSEPDSFIKASEVFLNGVPAVVGPCPNERLGVLDIIVLGTAHSVSDPRYGGGHLFRDMVEGKIIRVDVTTNEGKCFSVETCLSEIPFARLYATRHAFKNYRAFVNPGKDPIDTIFHALPFEGEFREMTFCGCGELNPIENVPGLETIGIGTRVLINGAEGFVTGQGTRSVPDNPNLTGFADLHDMVPEYMGGFVTSGGPEIINTWAVPIPVLSRSMLENILKLDSQIPLKLVDLAGRIPLCDITYGDVWDNADLRVKYDPGKCINCKVCPVAEACPMGAVSKGENGAEHNPELCFNCGLCISRCRGEAFRANLGTVRCEAGGCLRDIKVTLRQSDRARAVKAAQELKEQLLTGRFRLTEPVEKISWRE is encoded by the coding sequence ATGAACGGAGCATCTGCTAATATAGAAGAACACAGGACTATCCTGGAAATTCAGGCAAAAATTGATGCCGGAGAAGCCGTAGTCTTTACAGCTGAAGAAATCAGCTCCAGGATCAGGGCAGGAGAAGAAATAGGGCTCGAAGATGTCGATGTTGTAACCACCGCCACCCGCGGAATCATGAGCGGAACTTATGCAGTTTTCTCATTCAAAGTCTCAGAACCTGACTCTTTTATAAAAGCTTCTGAAGTTTTTCTGAACGGTGTGCCGGCAGTTGTTGGGCCGTGCCCCAACGAAAGGCTCGGGGTTCTTGACATTATAGTACTCGGGACAGCTCACAGTGTATCAGATCCCCGTTATGGAGGTGGGCATCTTTTCCGGGACATGGTGGAAGGAAAAATCATTCGCGTTGACGTAACCACAAATGAAGGCAAGTGTTTCTCCGTAGAGACCTGCCTTTCTGAAATCCCATTTGCACGTCTTTATGCAACCAGACATGCATTTAAAAATTACAGAGCGTTTGTAAATCCCGGTAAGGACCCTATCGACACTATTTTCCATGCCCTGCCTTTTGAAGGGGAGTTCAGGGAGATGACTTTCTGCGGTTGCGGAGAGTTGAACCCCATTGAAAACGTCCCCGGACTCGAGACAATAGGGATCGGGACAAGAGTTCTGATCAACGGGGCTGAAGGTTTTGTCACAGGCCAGGGCACTCGCAGCGTTCCTGATAACCCCAACCTTACCGGTTTTGCGGATCTTCATGATATGGTCCCTGAGTACATGGGCGGCTTTGTAACTTCTGGAGGCCCTGAAATTATCAATACGTGGGCTGTCCCCATCCCTGTACTTTCCAGGAGTATGCTGGAAAATATCCTTAAACTGGACAGCCAGATCCCGCTCAAACTGGTGGACCTGGCGGGCAGGATTCCCCTTTGCGATATAACATACGGGGACGTCTGGGATAACGCAGACCTGAGAGTAAAGTACGATCCAGGAAAATGTATTAACTGCAAGGTTTGCCCTGTGGCTGAGGCGTGTCCAATGGGCGCAGTAAGCAAAGGAGAAAACGGAGCTGAACATAACCCTGAACTCTGCTTTAACTGCGGGCTCTGTATTTCAAGGTGCAGAGGGGAAGCCTTCAGGGCAAACCTGGGTACTGTCAGATGTGAAGCCGGAGGTTGTCTCAGAGATATCAAGGTAACTCTGCGCCAGTCTGACCGTGCAAGGGCAGTAAAAGCCGCACAGGAACTTAAAGAACAGCTTCTTACGGGAAGGTTCAGGCTCACAGAACCGGTTGAGAAAATAAGCTGGAGAGAATAA
- a CDS encoding cysteate synthase, with protein sequence MGRFTLKCLKCGREYGQEYRLTCDNDDSLLRADYFEKKLELRDQPGIGRFHSWLPVQEELTTEAGPITYKSEALAKELGLSNLYIGFSGYWPEREALIKTCSFKELEAHPTMQLLKESGGKAIVLASAGNTGRAFAYSSSLTGTDAYIVVPDSGVSSIWLPEEPANSIHLISMTPGNDYTDAINLAGRLAKLPGMVPEGGARNVARREGMGTVMLDAAVTIGKMPDHYFQAVGSGTGGMSAWEASLRLRDDGRFGSKLPKLQLAQNLPFVPMYNAWKAGRREIIPDIDMKDAKKQIEETYATVLTNRAPPYSITGGLYDALVDTDGIMYAITREEALEAKALFESLEGIDILEPSAVAAASLLKAVEAGNVEKDDVILLNIAGGGFKRLKEDFTLFQVEPEVTVSSSEVSLDELKI encoded by the coding sequence ATGGGAAGATTCACATTAAAATGTCTGAAATGCGGAAGGGAATACGGACAGGAATACAGGTTAACCTGTGATAATGACGACTCCCTTTTGAGGGCGGATTACTTTGAAAAAAAGCTGGAACTTAGAGACCAGCCCGGAATAGGGAGATTCCATTCCTGGCTCCCTGTACAGGAAGAGCTTACCACAGAAGCGGGGCCAATCACTTACAAAAGCGAAGCTCTCGCAAAGGAACTCGGGCTTTCCAACCTGTATATAGGGTTCAGCGGGTACTGGCCCGAAAGAGAAGCATTAATTAAAACCTGCAGTTTCAAAGAACTGGAAGCCCACCCTACAATGCAGCTTCTGAAAGAGTCAGGCGGAAAAGCCATAGTTCTTGCCTCTGCAGGCAACACTGGAAGAGCTTTTGCATATTCTTCGTCCCTTACAGGCACGGACGCTTATATAGTGGTCCCGGATTCAGGCGTTTCGAGCATCTGGCTTCCTGAAGAACCTGCTAATTCCATTCATCTTATCAGCATGACTCCGGGTAATGATTACACAGATGCTATCAACCTTGCAGGCAGGCTTGCAAAACTCCCGGGAATGGTTCCTGAAGGAGGGGCAAGAAACGTTGCCAGAAGGGAAGGGATGGGAACTGTAATGCTTGATGCAGCCGTGACCATAGGAAAAATGCCTGACCACTATTTCCAGGCTGTAGGGAGCGGTACGGGAGGAATGTCAGCATGGGAAGCTTCACTGCGGCTCAGGGACGACGGGCGTTTCGGCTCAAAGCTTCCAAAACTCCAGCTTGCCCAGAACCTCCCATTTGTTCCCATGTACAATGCCTGGAAGGCAGGAAGAAGGGAAATCATCCCTGACATTGACATGAAGGATGCAAAAAAGCAGATAGAAGAGACATATGCTACAGTTCTCACCAACAGGGCTCCTCCCTATTCCATAACTGGAGGGCTATATGATGCACTTGTCGACACGGACGGGATAATGTATGCCATCACAAGAGAAGAGGCCCTTGAAGCAAAAGCCCTTTTTGAGTCCCTCGAAGGGATAGACATCCTGGAACCTTCCGCAGTTGCGGCTGCTTCCCTGTTAAAAGCCGTAGAAGCCGGAAACGTGGAAAAAGACGATGTCATTCTCCTTAATATTGCAGGCGGAGGTTTTAAGCGGCTGAAAGAAGACTTTACGCTATTCCAGGTTGAACCTGAGGTTACGGTCAGCAGTTCTGAAGTCTCACTTGATGAACTGAAGATTTGA
- the pyrE gene encoding orotate phosphoribosyltransferase produces the protein MSKTNSETGNNFEQQKQELIAALKACGAVRYGDFTLASGKKSKYYIDIKKASTDPKTLKIIARQAALRIKEMDVDTVAGVELGGVPLATAVSLETELPLLIVRKSVKDYGTKSRFVGDLKPEDRLVMLEDVTTSGGSVRDAIEVVREAGASLKYVITVVDREEGAGEKLKEADVELVPLVSASDLLK, from the coding sequence ATGAGCAAAACAAATTCAGAAACAGGAAATAATTTTGAACAACAGAAACAGGAACTTATCGCAGCCCTGAAAGCCTGCGGAGCTGTCCGTTACGGGGACTTCACACTTGCTTCGGGAAAGAAAAGCAAGTATTATATAGACATCAAGAAAGCCAGCACGGACCCGAAAACCCTGAAAATAATTGCCAGGCAGGCAGCCCTCAGGATAAAAGAAATGGATGTGGATACAGTTGCAGGTGTGGAACTCGGAGGAGTCCCTCTGGCAACCGCTGTTTCCCTGGAGACTGAACTCCCACTTCTGATTGTGAGAAAATCCGTCAAGGACTACGGCACAAAAAGCAGGTTTGTTGGAGACCTGAAACCCGAGGACAGGCTTGTAATGCTTGAAGACGTAACAACCAGCGGGGGCTCGGTGAGAGATGCGATCGAGGTTGTCAGAGAAGCAGGAGCCAGTTTAAAATACGTTATCACAGTAGTGGACAGAGAAGAAGGGGCAGGGGAAAAACTGAAAGAAGCAGATGTCGAACTTGTGCCTCTTGTAAGTGCAAGCGACCTGTTGAAATAA
- a CDS encoding CDP-2,3-bis-(O-geranylgeranyl)-sn-glycerol synthase: protein MIKAFWLMIPAYLSNPFAAVFGGGKPIDGGRTYKDGRRILGDGKTYRGLFSGIFCGFLAGCVEVWLSFRGFEILGIEMPGFGPDYTSSLIVVLALASGALFGDMFKSFFKRRMGLKRGASLPLVDQLDFVVGAWVFTYLAAPEWFVSNFTPGIMLTVIIITPLLHLTTNIIGYFIGVKKEPW from the coding sequence ATAATCAAAGCGTTCTGGCTGATGATCCCTGCTTACCTTTCCAATCCCTTCGCAGCTGTTTTCGGGGGCGGAAAACCGATTGATGGAGGCAGGACATATAAAGACGGGAGAAGGATCCTCGGAGACGGAAAGACATATAGAGGGCTCTTTTCAGGCATATTTTGCGGGTTTCTTGCAGGCTGTGTTGAGGTATGGCTGAGTTTCAGAGGGTTTGAGATACTGGGAATCGAAATGCCCGGATTCGGCCCGGATTATACAAGTTCGTTGATAGTTGTGCTTGCCCTTGCTTCAGGTGCGCTTTTCGGGGACATGTTCAAGAGCTTTTTCAAACGCAGGATGGGACTGAAAAGGGGAGCGTCACTGCCTCTCGTGGACCAGCTTGACTTTGTGGTCGGAGCCTGGGTATTTACATACCTTGCTGCCCCGGAGTGGTTCGTGAGTAATTTTACTCCGGGAATCATGCTTACAGTTATTATAATAACGCCTCTACTACATCTTACGACAAACATAATCGGATATTTTATAGGTGTAAAGAAAGAACCGTGGTGA
- the comE gene encoding sulfopyruvate decarboxylase subunit beta, translated as MLNPEEEVITLMKKAGIDLVATLPCDRIKNLLPLVSKNFPEIKMTREENGVGICAGFYLAGGKPLMLIQSTGLGNMINALESLNVTCKIPLPVLTSWRGVYKEAIEAQVPLGVHLPAILEGAGLAYTIIDEVEKLHQIENVISDAFENSRPHIALISPKVWEASECCAWQGAGMPEKPEVMERTCSIFLKKEVLKPVMLRNDAICAIASELDDEVTVTNLGVPCKELYACKDRDLNFYMFGSMGLVSSIGMGIALRSEKTVVAFDGDGSLLMNPNALLEIAKESPKNLIIIALDNGAYGSTGSQETCALRYIDLEIFANACGITNTAKVNAREELIKIFKKFRDMKELALIHVILKPGNTNAPNIPLSPEGAAKRFKEALEAKKN; from the coding sequence ATGTTAAACCCGGAAGAAGAAGTAATAACACTCATGAAAAAAGCAGGGATTGACCTCGTGGCAACCCTGCCCTGTGACAGGATTAAAAATCTGCTTCCCCTGGTCTCAAAAAATTTTCCAGAAATCAAGATGACAAGGGAAGAAAACGGGGTGGGAATTTGCGCCGGGTTCTATCTTGCAGGCGGAAAGCCCTTAATGCTGATTCAAAGCACAGGGCTGGGGAATATGATCAATGCCCTTGAATCCCTGAACGTGACCTGTAAAATACCCCTGCCTGTCCTGACGAGCTGGCGTGGTGTTTACAAAGAAGCAATTGAAGCCCAGGTTCCTCTCGGAGTCCACCTGCCTGCGATTCTTGAAGGGGCAGGGCTTGCATACACAATAATCGATGAGGTTGAAAAACTCCACCAGATTGAAAATGTAATCAGTGACGCCTTTGAAAATTCCAGGCCCCATATAGCCCTGATCTCCCCAAAAGTCTGGGAAGCTTCAGAGTGCTGCGCCTGGCAGGGTGCAGGAATGCCAGAAAAGCCGGAGGTTATGGAAAGGACATGCAGTATTTTCCTCAAAAAAGAGGTCCTCAAGCCGGTAATGCTGAGAAACGATGCCATCTGCGCAATAGCTTCAGAGCTTGATGACGAAGTTACTGTAACAAACCTGGGAGTCCCCTGCAAGGAACTTTATGCCTGTAAAGACAGGGACCTTAATTTCTATATGTTTGGCTCAATGGGGCTTGTCTCTTCCATAGGTATGGGAATTGCCCTCCGTTCCGAAAAAACAGTTGTCGCTTTTGACGGAGACGGAAGCCTGCTTATGAACCCAAATGCCCTTCTTGAGATTGCAAAAGAATCCCCGAAAAACCTCATTATTATTGCCCTTGATAACGGCGCCTACGGGTCTACAGGTTCCCAGGAAACCTGCGCTCTCAGGTACATTGACCTCGAAATATTTGCAAACGCCTGCGGGATCACAAACACAGCCAAAGTAAATGCCAGAGAAGAACTGATAAAAATATTCAAAAAGTTTAGAGACATGAAAGAGCTGGCTTTGATCCACGTAATCCTGAAGCCGGGAAATACAAACGCTCCAAACATTCCACTGAGCCCCGAAGGTGCCGCAAAGCGATTCAAAGAAGCCCTTGAAGCAAAAAAGAATTAA
- the purD gene encoding phosphoribosylamine--glycine ligase: MKILLIGGGGREHAIAEGIKKSKHNPILYALMAKKNPGIAALCEDFLLEKETEVEKVVEYAKARKIEMAFVGPEAPLAAGVADALWDAGIPVVGPKKACAIIEFDKAWARNFMKKYGIEGCPAYEVFTEEAPAHAFIEKLGDVAVKPSGLTGGKGVKVMGDQLPDIKAAREYTSELLEKGPVVIEERFIGEEFTLQAFVDGKNLAFFPAVQDHKRAYEGDIGPNTGGMGSYTDAGEILPFMVPEDIEKAKKIMQHTVTALREETGTGYQGILYGQFILTSRGPKVVEFNARFGDPEAMNVIPLIETDFVEIMSAVTKGTLGDLPVKFSRKATVCKYAVPAGYPDNPKKDSEVIVGDIGEASVYYASVYEKEGKIYTTTSRAVAVVGCAETIEAAEKVAQNALENIQGELFFRRDIGTASLIQKRIDHMKELRG, translated from the coding sequence ATGAAAATTTTGCTTATCGGCGGCGGCGGAAGGGAGCACGCTATTGCCGAAGGAATTAAGAAAAGCAAGCATAACCCAATCCTTTATGCGTTAATGGCAAAGAAAAATCCGGGAATTGCCGCCCTCTGTGAGGACTTCCTGCTCGAAAAAGAAACAGAGGTTGAAAAAGTTGTCGAATATGCAAAAGCCAGGAAGATAGAAATGGCTTTTGTGGGGCCTGAAGCTCCCCTTGCAGCAGGAGTTGCAGATGCCCTATGGGATGCCGGAATTCCCGTTGTAGGACCTAAAAAAGCCTGTGCAATTATTGAATTTGACAAGGCGTGGGCAAGAAATTTCATGAAGAAATACGGGATCGAAGGCTGCCCTGCCTATGAGGTTTTTACGGAAGAAGCTCCTGCACACGCTTTCATTGAAAAGCTTGGTGACGTTGCAGTTAAGCCCTCGGGACTTACAGGCGGCAAAGGTGTAAAAGTCATGGGCGACCAGCTACCTGACATCAAAGCTGCCAGGGAATACACAAGCGAGCTTCTGGAAAAGGGACCTGTTGTTATTGAGGAGCGTTTCATAGGAGAAGAATTTACCCTCCAGGCTTTTGTTGACGGAAAAAACCTTGCCTTTTTCCCTGCAGTGCAGGACCATAAGAGGGCTTATGAAGGGGACATCGGGCCAAATACTGGCGGCATGGGCTCTTACACGGATGCAGGAGAGATCCTTCCTTTCATGGTCCCGGAAGATATCGAGAAGGCAAAAAAGATTATGCAGCATACCGTAACAGCCCTTCGTGAGGAAACCGGAACGGGATACCAGGGGATTCTTTACGGGCAGTTTATCCTTACATCCAGAGGCCCAAAAGTCGTGGAGTTCAATGCCAGGTTCGGAGATCCTGAAGCCATGAACGTTATTCCCCTTATAGAGACTGATTTTGTAGAAATAATGTCTGCCGTGACAAAAGGAACCCTTGGAGACCTGCCTGTGAAATTCAGCAGGAAAGCTACAGTCTGCAAATACGCAGTTCCTGCAGGCTACCCGGATAACCCGAAAAAAGACAGCGAAGTGATTGTAGGAGATATAGGGGAAGCTTCAGTTTACTATGCAAGTGTGTATGAAAAAGAAGGGAAAATTTATACCACCACTTCCCGCGCCGTTGCTGTTGTCGGGTGTGCAGAAACAATAGAGGCTGCAGAGAAAGTCGCTCAGAATGCTCTTGAAAATATTCAGGGTGAACTTTTCTTCAGGAGAGATATAGGCACAGCGAGTCTTATCCAGAAAAGAATAGACCATATGAAAGAACTTAGAGGCTGA
- a CDS encoding MoaD/ThiS family protein → MSKKVHITIQAGEIVEQTVEVAETATYEDLLDELNINQETVLVLNGGNAVPLDGAIGSDKLTILKVVTGG, encoded by the coding sequence GTGAGTAAAAAAGTACACATAACTATTCAAGCTGGAGAGATTGTCGAGCAGACCGTAGAAGTGGCTGAAACAGCCACCTACGAAGACCTGCTTGATGAGCTGAACATAAATCAGGAAACAGTACTTGTATTAAATGGAGGGAATGCTGTTCCCCTTGATGGGGCTATAGGTTCTGATAAACTAACGATATTAAAAGTTGTAACAGGTGGATGA
- the argF gene encoding ornithine carbamoyltransferase translates to MKRDVLSITDLSREEIYELLESAADLKKKRKAGEPTEYLKHKSLGMIFEKSSTRTRVSFEVAMSDFGGHALYLNSRDIQVGRGETIEDTARTLSGYLHGIMARVMSHDTVEKLARFSTIPVINALSDREHPCQILGDFMTIMEYKNRFEGLKFAWIGDGNNVCNSALLGSAIMGMEFVIACPEGYEPGAEFLEKAKALGGKFSITDDPKTAAKDADIIYTDVWVSMGDEAEQEKRLKDFGSFQVNTELLGVAKPDVIVMHCLPARRGLEITDEVMDGPNSVIFEEAENRLHAQKALILKLMR, encoded by the coding sequence ATGAAGAGAGATGTACTTTCTATAACTGACCTGTCCAGGGAGGAGATATACGAACTCCTTGAATCGGCAGCGGACCTGAAGAAAAAACGTAAGGCGGGAGAACCTACCGAGTACCTGAAACATAAAAGCCTTGGAATGATTTTCGAAAAATCCTCCACAAGGACAAGGGTATCCTTTGAGGTTGCAATGAGCGATTTCGGAGGACACGCCCTTTACCTTAACTCCAGGGATATCCAGGTAGGAAGAGGTGAGACAATTGAAGATACAGCCAGGACCCTTTCGGGATACCTGCACGGGATCATGGCAAGGGTTATGAGCCATGACACCGTGGAAAAGCTTGCCAGATTCTCGACCATACCCGTGATAAATGCCCTCTCGGACCGGGAACACCCATGCCAGATCCTTGGCGATTTCATGACCATCATGGAATATAAAAACAGGTTTGAAGGCCTGAAGTTCGCCTGGATAGGAGACGGGAACAATGTCTGCAATTCCGCTCTCCTGGGCTCTGCAATCATGGGAATGGAGTTTGTCATTGCCTGCCCTGAAGGTTACGAACCCGGAGCCGAGTTCCTCGAGAAAGCGAAAGCCCTGGGAGGCAAATTCTCAATAACAGATGACCCCAAAACTGCCGCAAAAGACGCAGATATAATCTATACTGATGTCTGGGTCTCCATGGGGGACGAAGCAGAGCAGGAAAAGCGCCTGAAAGATTTTGGTTCTTTCCAGGTCAACACCGAACTCCTCGGAGTCGCAAAACCGGATGTAATAGTAATGCACTGCCTTCCTGCCAGGAGAGGCCTTGAAATCACGGACGAAGTTATGGACGGCCCAAACTCCGTGATCTTCGAAGAGGCAGAAAACCGCCTTCACGCGCAGAAAGCCCTTATCCTGAAATTGATGAGATAA